A window of Bacillota bacterium genomic DNA:
GTGCTGGGCGGGCCGGCTTGCGTGGCGTGTTTTACCGGGCGGTACCCGGTCCCGGTTGAGGGCGCCTCCGACAAGCTCGCCCTGGAGCCGGCACGACAAACGGGTACGGCAGGCCCGGCGCGGTAGGGAGAAGAGAGAGGCGTGGAAAGCTCGCAGTACCGTGAGGCGGGGGTTGACCTGGAGAGGAAAGGCGACCTCGTCCGCCGCCTGGAGAGCCTGGCCCGTTCCACCGGCCGCCCCGGGGTGCTGGAAGGGGTCGGCGGCTTTGCGGGGCTGCTGGCGCTGCGGGAAGCGGCGCCCGGCGCGCGGGACCCGGTGCTCGTGGCGGGCGCCGATGGCGTCGGTACCAAGCTGAAGCTCACGGCATCCCTCGGCCGGCACAGGGTGGCCGGCATCGACTGCGTGGCCATGTGCGTGAACGACGTGCTCTCGGCCGGCGGCGAGCCGCTTTTTTTGCTGGACTACCTGGCGATGCCGCGGCTTGACGAGGCGGTGGCCGCCGCCATCGTGGAGGGCATAGCGGAGGGCTGCCGGGAGGCCGGCTGCGTCCTGCTCGGTGGAGAGACCGCCGAGATGCCGGGGTTTTACGCAGAAGGCGAATACGAGCTGGCGGGCTTCTGCGTCGGGGTGGCCGAACGCGCCCGGCTCGGGACGGCAGGCTCGCCCTCGGGGCAGGCTCGGCCGGGAGACGTGCTGGTAGGCCTGGCCTCGTCGGGCCTGCATTCCAACGGGTTCTCGCTGGTGCGCCGGGTGCTGGCTGCATCGGGGGCCGACCTGGCGGCTCCGGTTCCCTGGGAGCAGGCGCCAGCGCGGAGCCTGGGCGAGGCGCTCACCGAACCGACACGCATTTACGTAAAGCCGGTCAGGGCGCTGGCGTCGGCCGTGGACGTGCACGCCCTTGCCCACATCACCGGCGGAGGGATGCCGGACAACCTGGCCCGCGTGCTGCCCCCGGGCACCCGGGCGGTGGTTCACCGCGGCCGGTGGCCGGAGCCGCCGGTGTTCGGCTGGGTCCAGGGGACGGGCGGGATCGGCACCGAGGAAATGTTCCGGGTGTTCAACATGGGGATCGGGATGGTCGCCGCCGTAAGGGCCGCGGACGCCGAGGCGGCGGTGGCCATCCTGCAGGCCGCCGGCCAGGCGGCGTGGATTATCGGCACCGTCGAGGAAGTCGGGGCCGTGGAGGCCCGGCTGGCGGCCATGCCCTCGCCTTTCGGTAGCGCAGCCCCCGAGCGCGGGGTGCCTGCCCGCCGCCTGCGGTTCGGCCCCTCGGCCAAGCGCCCGTCGCCCGGAGGGTGGGTCGAAATTGTGGAGGGTTGACGCGGGCCGGGACGTGTCGCCGGCGGCTCCCCTGCGGCTCGGGGTGCTGGCCTCGGGACGCGGCACGAACCTGCAGGCCATCCTGGACGCCTGCCGGCGGGGCGAACTTCCGGCGCGGGTCGTGCTGGTCTTGTCGGACCGCCCCAATGCCCCCGCACTCGAACGGGCGCGCCTGGCAGGCGTGCCCGCGGAGCATGTGAGCCCGCGTCACTTCCCGGACAGGGAGGCCTTTGACCTCCACGTGGCCGGCCGGCTGGAGGCGGCGGGCGTAGAGCTGGTGTGCCTCGCCGGGTTCATGCGCATCCTGAGCCCGGCGTTCGTCGAGCGGTTCCGGCACCGGATCCTGAATGTTCATCCATCGCTCCTGCCGGCCTTTCCGGGCAAGGAGGCCCAGCGCCAGGCGCTCGAATACGGCGTGAAGGTGGCGGGGTGCACGGTGCATCTGGTGGACGAGGGCGTGGACAGCGGGCCCATCGTGCTGCAGGCCGCGGTGGCCGTCCACGAGGACGACACCGAGGAGAGCCTGAGTGCCCGCATCCTGGAGCATGAGCACCGCCTGTACGTGGAGGTCATTCGCCTCTTTGCCGAGCGCCGCCTTGCCCTTGACGGGCGGCGGGTCCGCATCCTTCCTCCCCCGCTGCCGCGCCAGGCACCTGCCGCCGGGGTGGCCCGGCCCAGAGTCGTCTCCGATGTACCCGACACGCACCCGGAGGTGCCGGCGTGAGAGGGGCAGCCTTGCCGGCACGGCCGCGGCCGGCGGCAGGCGGGCGGCCGCCGACCGGGCAGCGATTGCCGCCTGCCCTCGTGGTCGGAAGCGGCGGCCGCGAGCACGCTCTGGCGTGGGCCCTCGAGCGAAGCGGGCGCTTCAGCCGCGTCTGGGTGGCGCCCGGCAACGGGGGGACGCCCCACAACGTACCGGTCGAGCTGGCCGACCCCGGCGCCGTCGATTCCCTCATCGCCTTCGCCCGGGAACAGGACGTGGGCCTCGTCGTGATCGGCCCGGAGGCGCCGCTGGCCGCCGGGATGGCAGACCGCCTGCGGGAGGCGGGGCTGTTCGTGGTGGGGCCGTCTCGAGCCGCGGCGCGCATCGAGTCATCCAAGGCGTTCGCCAAGGTCCTGATGGACCGCGCCGGCGTCCCGACCGCCCCGTTCCGCATTTTCTCAGAGCCGGAGCGGGCGCTGGCGTACGTCCGTAAGGCCGACCGGCCGCTGGTGGTGAAGGCGGACGGGCTCGCCGCCGGGAAGGGCGCGTTAGTCTGCGACACGGCTCGGCAGGCCGCCGAAGCCGTGGAGTCGCTGATGGTGAGGCGGAGCCTGGGCGACGCCGGGCGCACTGTCGTTATCGAGGAGCGCCTTCAGGGCTCCGAACTCTCCATCATGGTCATCACCGACGGCGAACGGGCCGTGGCGCTCCCCCCCGCCCGCGACTACAAGCGCCTCCTGGACGGCGACGCCGGGCCGAACACGGGGGGCATGGGCGCCGTCGCCCCCGTGCGGCTCGCGGGTGCCCGCGCGAACGCCGGCGGCGGCGCCGCCGAGGACCCTGAGGCGCACGTCAGCCTTGAAGACGTCCTCTCCCGCATCGTTTACCCGACGCTGCAGGCCCTGGCAGCGGCAGGGTCGCGCTTTACCGGGATCCTTTACGCCGGACTCATGCTGACGCCGCAGGGCCCGTTCGTGCTGGAGTTCAACTGCAGGGCCGGCGACCCGGAGACCCAGGCCCAGGTGCCGCTGGTTGACCCCGAGAGCCTGGCCGAGGCGCTGATGGCCGCTGCTGGAGTTCCCGGCTTCCGGCTGCCTGATGGCCCCCATGCCCTGTGGCCGCGAGCGGGCGAATCGGAAGCGGAGGTTCGCCACGCAGTCTGCGTCGTGCTGGCTTGCGCCGGGTACCCCGCCAAGTCGCGTACGGGCGATGTGATTGAACGAATGCCGCCGGAGGACTCCGGGGAACAGCCCCGCAGCCTGGTCTTTCACGCCGGAAGTCGCGCAAGACCCGACGGCTGGATTGAGACCGCCGGCGGACGAGTCCTCAACGTCGTCGGGCTGGGAGCCTCCCGCGCAGAGGCTCGCCGCCGCGCCTACGAAACGGCGGCGCGCGTCCACTTCGCCGGGATGCAGTACCGCACCGACATCGGCAAGTAAGGCGAAAACCCAAGCCGTCACAGGTCGCCGAGGCCGACGAGCAAGACACGTTCTTTGCAAGCGCGCTCTTGCAGTTCCGGCGTGAAGCCGGAGCGGCTGAAAAGAGCGTAATGGACGGCCGGCGGTCGCTTCCAGAGGCCGGAAGAGTGGGCGATCAGGTCCCGGGCCTTTTGCTCAAGCTCGGCCAGCACGTTGAGTCCCACCGGGGCCGCCCACCATTTGGCTTCGCCGACCAGGAGTTGGCCGTCTTCCGGGTTCAACGCGACGACGTCGATCTCGGTGGTTCGGTTCCACCAGCGGCCGATACGGGACGGGAGGAACGGCAAGTTGCCCTGGCGCGCCAGCTCCCGCAGATGCTGGCGCGCGATCTCCTCGAACGCCTGCCCCACAAACTCGTTCAGCCTCGGGCGGATGAACCGCTCCAGCACCAGTTCCGGGCCCGCCGTTTCCAGTTCCGTCCGGTAAGGATAGACGAACCGGAACCAGAAGCGCAGGAAGTTGTCCTTCAGCCGGTAGGTACCCCGGCGGCTCCGTTCGGGCGCCGGTTCCGTGGCCGGCACTTCGCGCTCCACCAGGCCCATGGCGCGCAGGATATCGAGGTCCCGGGAAGCTGCGCCGCGATCCGGTCGGTGGGCCGCCTTCGTGATTTCGTTGAGGCGGGTTTTCCCGGTGGCGATGGCGGCGAGCAAGGCAAAGTAATAGGCCGGCTCCCGCAACTCCTGAATGAGAACGAAGCGCGGCTCGTCGAACAGCACGCCGCCCTTCCGCAGCACGTGGCGCACCAGGCCGGATTCCAGGTCGTCCTCACCGACAAACAGGCTCAGATAGGCGGGCATGCCGCCCACAACGGCGTACGCACCGATCCGCCAGGCCGCCTCCCGGGCTGGAAAGAAGCCCGCGGTCTGGCGGAATGTCATGGGCTCCAGTTGGTACTGGCCCGTCCGGCGGCCGAAAAGGGGGCTTTTGTGCCCCAGGAGTTCTCGTTCCATGAAGCTGACGAGCGACCCACAGAGGACGAGCTTCAGGCGGGTGTGCCGGAGTGTCTCGTCCCACAGTCGCTGGAGAACGGAAAGCAGGGACTTGTCGCCCTCGACCAGGTAAGGAACCTCGTCGAGGATGATGAGAAGAGGCTCAGCAGCGGCCGTCTGTCCAACGAATCGGAACACGGCGTCCCACGAAGGGAAGCTGAAGGTCTCCGGCGCCTCGCCGTGAACCAGCGCCCAGGTTCGTCGCGAGAACTCCCCAAGGTGTACGGCCGGAGGCGCCTGGTCGGCGACGAGGAAGATATGCCTCTTTTCGCCTGCGAAGCGGCGCAGCAGTTCGGTCTTGCCCACGCGCCGGCGGCCGTAAAGGATAAAAAGGGAGGCACCGGGCGTTCGGTACTGCTCCTCGAGCAGGTTGAGTTCGTATTCGCGATCAACGAAGGCCCGCGAAACGTCCGGGGCCATGGTGGGGGGTCCTCTCGTTCCTATAGCTTGATTAGTCTAATCAGGATTATACTATCTTCAGTGCTGTGGGGCCTTCAAGACTCCGTCAACCCGCTGACCGATTCCCCCTTCGACCGGCTGGCCCGGACCATCGGAGAGGCGCAGAGACAGGCTTACACCGAATTCATGGCCGAGCTTGTCGCCCGTCACGGGCAACGGCAGCGGATCCCGGTGGCGTGGCTGTACGGTGTCCGGGAGATTCGCCCGGGCCACCTCGTTCAAGTCAGCGGACGGATCTGACCCTGCCGGAAGGTCTGGGCTGCCTCGCCCCGAACGGCGCCGTCTGCATCGGTGACGT
This region includes:
- the purD gene encoding phosphoribosylamine--glycine ligase; amino-acid sequence: MPARPRPAAGGRPPTGQRLPPALVVGSGGREHALAWALERSGRFSRVWVAPGNGGTPHNVPVELADPGAVDSLIAFAREQDVGLVVIGPEAPLAAGMADRLREAGLFVVGPSRAAARIESSKAFAKVLMDRAGVPTAPFRIFSEPERALAYVRKADRPLVVKADGLAAGKGALVCDTARQAAEAVESLMVRRSLGDAGRTVVIEERLQGSELSIMVITDGERAVALPPARDYKRLLDGDAGPNTGGMGAVAPVRLAGARANAGGGAAEDPEAHVSLEDVLSRIVYPTLQALAAAGSRFTGILYAGLMLTPQGPFVLEFNCRAGDPETQAQVPLVDPESLAEALMAAAGVPGFRLPDGPHALWPRAGESEAEVRHAVCVVLACAGYPAKSRTGDVIERMPPEDSGEQPRSLVFHAGSRARPDGWIETAGGRVLNVVGLGASRAEARRRAYETAARVHFAGMQYRTDIGK
- the purM gene encoding phosphoribosylformylglycinamidine cyclo-ligase → MESSQYREAGVDLERKGDLVRRLESLARSTGRPGVLEGVGGFAGLLALREAAPGARDPVLVAGADGVGTKLKLTASLGRHRVAGIDCVAMCVNDVLSAGGEPLFLLDYLAMPRLDEAVAAAIVEGIAEGCREAGCVLLGGETAEMPGFYAEGEYELAGFCVGVAERARLGTAGSPSGQARPGDVLVGLASSGLHSNGFSLVRRVLAASGADLAAPVPWEQAPARSLGEALTEPTRIYVKPVRALASAVDVHALAHITGGGMPDNLARVLPPGTRAVVHRGRWPEPPVFGWVQGTGGIGTEEMFRVFNMGIGMVAAVRAADAEAAVAILQAAGQAAWIIGTVEEVGAVEARLAAMPSPFGSAAPERGVPARRLRFGPSAKRPSPGGWVEIVEG
- the purN gene encoding phosphoribosylglycinamide formyltransferase, which encodes MWRVDAGRDVSPAAPLRLGVLASGRGTNLQAILDACRRGELPARVVLVLSDRPNAPALERARLAGVPAEHVSPRHFPDREAFDLHVAGRLEAAGVELVCLAGFMRILSPAFVERFRHRILNVHPSLLPAFPGKEAQRQALEYGVKVAGCTVHLVDEGVDSGPIVLQAAVAVHEDDTEESLSARILEHEHRLYVEVIRLFAERRLALDGRRVRILPPPLPRQAPAAGVARPRVVSDVPDTHPEVPA
- a CDS encoding ATP-binding protein, with amino-acid sequence MAPDVSRAFVDREYELNLLEEQYRTPGASLFILYGRRRVGKTELLRRFAGEKRHIFLVADQAPPAVHLGEFSRRTWALVHGEAPETFSFPSWDAVFRFVGQTAAAEPLLIILDEVPYLVEGDKSLLSVLQRLWDETLRHTRLKLVLCGSLVSFMERELLGHKSPLFGRRTGQYQLEPMTFRQTAGFFPAREAAWRIGAYAVVGGMPAYLSLFVGEDDLESGLVRHVLRKGGVLFDEPRFVLIQELREPAYYFALLAAIATGKTRLNEITKAAHRPDRGAASRDLDILRAMGLVEREVPATEPAPERSRRGTYRLKDNFLRFWFRFVYPYRTELETAGPELVLERFIRPRLNEFVGQAFEEIARQHLRELARQGNLPFLPSRIGRWWNRTTEIDVVALNPEDGQLLVGEAKWWAAPVGLNVLAELEQKARDLIAHSSGLWKRPPAVHYALFSRSGFTPELQERACKERVLLVGLGDL